Proteins encoded together in one Hylaeus volcanicus isolate JK05 chromosome 3, UHH_iyHylVolc1.0_haploid, whole genome shotgun sequence window:
- the LOC128873607 gene encoding basic proline-rich protein-like — translation MGPDDSQTYPTPGDVAAYLPPQEPSTPSPPAYNYPPPPSPPPTPPPQPKYVAPPSPPPQPPPPPQPSYPPPQPSYPPPQPSYPPPQPSYPPPRYPPPRPSYPPPSPPPPPPSYPPPPQPSYPPPPPRPQPNYPPPPPRPQPNYPPPRPPPPSRTYGPTPTPRPQIPSSTPSVFPSPAPTYLPPFGQGPQGGDFQGPGGFATSTASAGARGGVFKISGPLTTPSGNFPTTPVAGGTFPSFNTPTQTTSTPNFSSASAFSSATSGPVANYPTSTTQSPSPVYKISTPRPNYPSPRPNYPSQQQRPSYPGPQQNYPSPPPQPNYQSPQPNYPQPQPSYPPSYPAPQPNYPAPPPQPSYPPPQPSYPPPQPSYPPPQPNYPPTPKPNYPPPQPSFPSLPSEPSYPSPSPKPTYISPQPSYPPPQPTYPPAPKPNYPPPQPSYPSPPPQPSYPSPPPQPSYPSPPPQPTYPPPQPNYPPAQPSYPPSQPTPKPNYPPPQPNYPPSQPNYPPSQPSYPPSQPSYPPSQPNYPPSQPGYPPTGGQQKMIYLPPQSQSQYG, via the exons ATGG GTCCTGATGATTCGCAAACATATCCTACCCCTGGAGATGTAGCTGCATATTTACCACCACAAGAACCATCTACCCCTTCACCACCAGCGTACAACTATCCTCCACCACCTTCTCCGCCTCCAACACCTCCTCCACAACCGAAGTACGTAGCTCCACCGTCGCCTCCACCGCAACCGCCACCTCCGCCACAGCCAAGTTATCCACCTCCACAACCAAGTTATCCACCTCCACAGCCAAGTTATCCACCTCCACAGCCAAGTTATCCGCCTCCACG TTATCCGCCTCCACGGCCAAGTTATCCACCGCCGTCTCCACCACCCCCGCCTCCAAGTTATCCACCGCCACCACAGCCGAGTTATCCTCCTCCACCCCCTCGACCACAGCCGAATTATCCTCCTCCACCCCCTCGACCGCAGCCGAATTATCCTCCCCCACGACCACCTCCACCATCACGTACTTATGGTCCTACTCCTACACCACGTCCTCAGATCCCATCGTCAACTCCATCTGTATTCCCATCGCCTGCGCCAACGTACCTGCCACCGTTTGGCCAAGGACCGCAAGGAGGTGATTTTCAAGGACCTGGTGGCTTTGCAACGAGCACAGCGTCAGCAGGAGCGCGCGGTGGCGTCTTCAAGATAAGTGGTCCACTCACTACTCCAAGTGGAAATTTTCCTACTACACCCGTCGCTGGAGGAACGTTTCCGTCGTTCAATACGCCAACGCAAACGACATCAACGCCAAATTTCTCGTCTGCCTCGGCATTCAGTTCTGCAACGTCAGGTCCTGTTGCGAACTATCCTACTAGCACTACACAATCGCCGTCCCCagtgtataaaatatcgacTCCTAGACCGAACTATCCATCTCCTCGACCTAATTATCCTTCTCAGCAGCAAAGGCCAAGCTATCCGGGACCTCAACAGAACTATCCTTCACCACCTCCTCAACCTAACTATCAATCTCCTCAACCTAATTATCCTCAGCCGCAGCCGAGTTATCCT CCGAGTTATCCTGCTCCTCAACCAAATTATCCTGCTCCACCTCCTCAGCCGAGTTATCCTCCGCCACAACCGAGTTATCCTCCGCCGCAACCGAGTTATCCTCCTCCCCAGCCAAATTATCCCCCAACACCAAAACCTAATTACCCACCTCCTCAACCGAGTTTTCCTTCTCTACCTTCTGAGCCTAGTTATCCTTCTCCATCTCCTAAACCAACTTATATTTCGCCACAGCCGAGTTATCCTCCTCCCCAGCCCACTTATCCACCAGCACCAAAACCTAATTACCCACCTCCTCAACCGAGTTATCCTTCTCCACCTCCTCAACCGAGTTATCCTTCTCCACCTCCTCAACCGAGTTATCCTTCTCCACCTCCTCAGCCTACATATCCTCCTCCTCAACCTAATTATCCGCCTGCTCAGCCAAGTTATCCACCATCACAACCAA CTCCTAAACCAAATTATCCTCCTCCTCAACCTAATTATCCTCCTTCTCAACCCAATTATCCCCCATCTCAACCAAGTTATCCTCCCTCTCAACCAAGTTATCCACCGTCTCAACCTAATTATCCTCCGTCCCAACCAGGTTATCCTCCTACAGGGGGAcaacaaaaaatgatatactTACCACCTCAATCGCAATCGCAATATGGCTGA